TCGTTGTCCGACAAGGTTCGGCAAATAAACTCTTTGCTTTGTCCGTTCAACGCTCAGCAAAGAAGATTCAAAATTGATATCACTCCATTTCAACCCGCATATTTCACCAATTCGCATGCCTGTTTCTAAGGCTAACAAGATAGGCAGCCCTTTTTCATCTTTTACACATTCTGCTTCTACAGCTTTTTGTTGCGCACGTGTAAGTGCCAATACTTTCTGTTTTGTACTCTTTGGTAAAGTCGTGTACTCACATGGGTTTAAATAGATATATCCACGTTTTTTTGCTGCTTCAAAGCAGCTTTTAACAATACGAAAAATAATATGAACTGAACTTGTCGCCAATGATTGCGTCAATTTTTTGACCAGTTGATCTATCATCTGTGTTGTAATTTTTTTCAATGGATACTTTTCTAAATAGGGCAAAATATGTATTTGTAACTTATTACTATAACTGGCATAAGTACTCTCTTTAATTTTATGTGCCATAATTTCTGTCAACCAAAGATCAGCCCAATTGCCAAATGTTCCTTGAAATTCTTTTGTGCTGTTTGTATAAAAAGCTGTTACTTGTGCTTTTTTCTCAAGCATTTTTTCTTTCACTGCACGATAGGAACGTCCGTAGATATAACCATAATGGATAGAACCATCGTTTTTTCTAGCCTTAGGATAGCGCCCTTCCCAACGACCATCTTTTCGTTTATAAATATTTTCACCTTTGGCCAAAATATATCAAATCCTTCCTATGTATTGACGGCGAAATTGACGGCGGAAAAAAATATCCCACCAATTTCATGCTTCCCTCTAAATCTCTTAGCCGAATAGCAATTAAATCGACTATATTATAAAATAAGAGGTCGCTGCCTCATCGTTTCCTATTTTATTAAAAACAACAAAACTATTTGTTTTTCTCATTTATTTAAATATTTACTAAAAAAATTGAAAATAATAACGAGATATTTATTGCTTTATCTACTTGATTTTTCTCAATAACTCTAATAGAATTAATTATGTTGTTAACACATTTATTTAAAATCCAAATAAAATACATTTCCTGTTTTGTGAAAAAACAAGAAATGTATTTAAATATATTATACAACGTATATAAATAATATTTATTTCTTTTTTTGCTCAAAAAAAAGGAAAATAAGAAATCTATTTGCTTATTACACCTACTTCTAACCTATAAATTAACCAATCCTCTGGTTCTTAAACACGAGAAAAAATTTGAATGATAAAGTAAATCAATAGCCAAATTTACCTTTATCCCAAAAAAGAGAGTGAAACAACACGAACTAATCGTTTTGTTTCACTCTCTAATTCCGAATAAACAACGAGAAACAGTAGCTTTTAAACATCACGTTGTTCTGATAAGGCTTCCCATGATTTCACATTTGTCTTCGACCTAGAACAAACCAACAATTTTCCCTTCAGAATCAACGTCGATTTTTTCATAGGCTGCTTTCTTCGGTAGTCCAGGCATGGTCATCACAGTTCCTGTGTAAGCAACAATAAATCCTGCTCCAGCCGATATCTTGATATTACTGATTGTTATCGCAAAATCAGTTGGTCTACCCAGTTTTGTCTGATCATCTGAAAATGAGTACTGTGTTTTAGCCATACAAATCGGTAAATTGCCAAACCCAAGTTTTTCTAATTTAGCAATTTCTCTTTCAGCAATCGGTTCATAACGAACAGCATTTCCACCATAGACTTTCTCAACGATTGCGCTGATTTTTTCTTTGATTGGCAGTTCGTCTGGATAAGCAAATTCAAAATGATTTTCCTGATCAGCTAGACGAACAACTTCTCTGGCCAACTCTTCACCACCAGCACCACCATGAGCCCAGACATCTGAAAGAACCACATTTACATTGCGTTTTTGACATTCTTTTTTCACAAGTTCAAGCTCCGCATCTGTATCTGTAGGAAATTTATTGATTGCCACAACCGTTGGTAAGCCAAACACAGTCGTTGTATTTTCGATATGTTTTAAAAGATTTGGTAACCCTTGTGTTAAAGCAGAAATATTTTCAGTACCAAGCTGATCTTTAGGTACACCACCATGCATTTTTAATGCACGAACAGTTGCTACAACAACGACAGCTGACGGACGAATACCAGATTTTCGACATTTGATATCGATGAATTTTTCTGCTCCTAAGTCAGCACCAAAGCCCCCTTCGGTTACAACGTAATCGGCTAATTTTCTAGCGGTATTCGTCGCGATCACACTGTTACAGCCATGAGCAATATTGGCAAACGGCCCACCATGGATCAAAGCAGGATTATTTTCTAGCGTTTGAACTAAATTGGGCTTGATTGCCTCTTTTAATAACGCTGTCATTGCGCCTTGGGCATTTAACTCTCTAGCAGTAACTGGCAGATTATCATAGGTATAGCCAATAATAATATTGCCTAGATTCTCTTTTAAATCTTCAATATCATTGGATAAACACAACACAGCCATGATTTCTGAAGCTACGGTAATTTCAAAGCCATCTTCTCTTGGAACACCATTCACTCTAGCACCTAAACCATCAACGACGTGTCTTAATTGTCGATCATTCATATCCACTGCTCTTTTCCAAGTGATTCGGCGATTGTCGATACCTAACTCATTCCCTTGGAAAATATGATTGTCAATAATGGCCGCTAGTAAATTATTTGCTGCACCGATCGCATGGAAATCACCAGTAAAATGGAGGTTAATATCTTCCATAGGAACCACTTGCGCATAACCGCCGCCCGCAGCCCCTCCTTTAATACCAAAAACTGGACCTAGAGAAGGTTCCCTTAAAGCAATGATTGCATTTTTCCCGATTTTGTTTAAACCATCACCTAGTCCTACAACGGTCGTTGTTTTCCCTTCCCCTGCAGGTGTTGGGGTGATTGCCGTAACTAGAATGACTTTGCCCTCTTTGTTTGTCTTTATTTTATCCACTTCGATTTTTGCTTTATATTTTCCATATAAATCAACTTGCTCTTCCTCTAAACCAATTTTTTCTGCAATTTTTGAGATTGGCAACATGGTTGCTTCTTGAGCGATTTCGATATCCGATTTAACCATTCTATTCCCTCCATTTTATCCTACTTTTATGCTTGGCTTAACCAAGATATTGCTGTATCTGCGTAAACTTTCGAGCCTTCGACTAAAACTGATTCATCAAACACGATAGCTGGATTATGAAGATTGATATTTTCCTCTGATGCAACCAATAAAACAGTCGTTGTTGGAATCAACTGACTGATTTCACCAAAATCTTCACTACCCATAAGTGGAGTAGATGTTGGAATAGACACGATTCGATCAGCGCCAAATGTTTCTGTCAACGATTCTTTCGTAAATGCAGTCAACTCGGGATCATTCACATTCGTTGTGCAGCCATTCGTGAAAACTACTTCTGCTTCAGCACGAAATGCTTTGGCAATATTTTCAGCCATCGCTATCATTCGTTCTTTGACCTGAGTGCGGACATCTTCTTTTAATGTTCGTAGTGTTCCTTTCATCACCGTTGTTTCTGGGATAATATTGGAAGCGCCTGGTGTACCGCCAGTGAATTCCCCGATTGTCAGGACAAAGCGTTCTTCTGAACCAATCTCTCTTGCAGAAAGCTCTTGTAATGCTGTATAAATATGAACCGCTACATTAATCGGATCGATCGAAGTCTCAGGTTGTGAGCCATGTCCACCTCGACCTTTGATATTGATTTCAAACCAATCTGCACTGGCCATAAATGTTCCTGCTGGTGTGGGCATGATTTGTCCTGCTTTAAGTCCTTTAAAAGGGAAAACATGGATCATCATACCAGCATCGACTTTAGGGTTTTCTAATACATGATTTTCGATACAAACTTTCGAACCTGAAAGAATTTCTTCACCTGGTTGGAAGAGTAATTTTACTTGACCGTCTAATTCATCTTCAAATTCTTTTAATACTTTAGCCGCTCCCAATAACATGGTTGTGTGCATATCATGACCGCACGCGTGCATATAGCCATTTTCGGATTTAAATGGCAAATCGGTCAGTTCCCGAATCGGCAATGCATCCATATCTCCTCGTAGTAGAAATGTTTTTCCAACCTTTTTACCAGCAACTACTGTGATACCTGATTCTCCACAAGATTGAGGTTCATAACCATATTCTGTAAGTTTCTGTTTTACAAAAGCAACTGTATTCGGTAAGTCCATCCCGATCTCTGGATTCTGATGAAGATGTCTTCTAATTTTAATCAACTCTTCTTCTAAACTATCAGCAAACCTTGTTTGTTTTTCTGTCAGCATTATTTTTTCTCCTTTTCTTTTTAAAGCGAAGTGACTTTTGTTGGCGTTGTTAAAAACACGAATACCTTCAAAGCAAACGGACAATATACTTCTCTTATTATAGTACCAAATATTTTAGTTTATTTGCCAATTTTCTGTTATTTTTTAGGAATTGTGTGGATTCCTAAGCCTTGAAGATTTTCGTATGCCTCGCCTACTCCTTCATTATAGGTTGGATGGGGATGAACAATTGCCATCACTTCATCGATAGTCAAACCACTAACGATTGCTGTGGTAAATTCACTGACCATGTCTGTAGCTCGATCACACATTAGCTGAGCTCCAATGATTTTTTCGCTCTTTTCATCTGCAATGACTTTGATAAAGCCTAATGTGTTCCCCGCAATTATCGTTTTTCCATTCCCAGCCATATTGTATTTGCCGACCTTCACAGAGATTCCTTGATTTTGTGCATCTTCCTCCGTTATCCCCACAGCAGCGATTTCAGGTGACGTGTAGACACAAGAAGGAATAATCTCTAAATCATATTCCATTGCTTTTTGATTCATCGCCAAAACAGCATTTACTCCTTGAGCGGAAGCAACATGCGCTAGCTGTGTACCTCGGTTGGCTACATCTCCGATAGCATAAATGCCTTTAATAGATGTTTCAAAAGAGTCATCTACCCAAATACTTTGATTGTCTATCTTTATATTTAAATCCGGTGGAAACAAACCTTCAAAATTTGCTTTTCGTCCAGTCGCAATTAAAACGGCATCACTTGTAACAGAATGTTCTTTTCCTTTAGTAGTATAGGTACATTTTAATTGTTGCTCTTTGGAAATGCTGGTCACGATTGATTTTGTTGCGACTTTGATTCCTTGTTTTTTTAAAATCATTGCTAGCTTTTTCGAAATTTCACGATCAAAATTAGGTAACAGTGTCGCCGCCGTTTCAACAATCGTTACGTCACAACCTAGCTCATTAAAAATCATCGCAAACTCTACACCGATTACACCACCGCCAATAATGGTCAGTTTTTCATAATTATTTGATTGTTCTAAAAGCTCATTACTTGTTAATACACCAGGCAAATCATTACCTGGAATCGGTGGAATTGCTGGTTTTGAACCAGTTGCAATGATGATTTTTTCAGTTTCATATGTTGTTCCATCTACTTCAATTACGCCTGCTTTGATAATTTGAGCGGTTCCAAAGAGCAGCTCAATTTTATTCGCTTTAACTAGTCCTTCGACTCCTTGAACTAGCGTATCAACAACTTTCGTTTTCTTTGCGTAGATTTCTTCCATATTAATCTGAATATCACGAATATGAATACCATTTTCTCCAGCATTTTTCATTTCATGAACAAGCTCAGCTGAATGTAACAATGCTTTAGTTGGAATACAGCCTCGATTCAAACAAGTGCCACCAACACGATTACTTTCAACAAGTGCTACTTTCATACCCAATTGAGCAGCTTTGATTGCTGCAACATACCCACCAGGCCCCGCCCCGATTATGATTAGATCATAACGCATACTTTTCCTCCTTTTCCTAAAAGCGTAGCGGGCTCCTATAGTCTCAATAGAAAAATAGGTAAAATGAACGCAATGCTCTTTATCACATTTCATTTTTATCTTTTTTCCGAGAAACTAGCCCGCATAGCTAGACAACATATAAATAACAACGTTTCGTTTCTTTACACCCTAGATTATTCAAAATCATAACGAACAATTGGGTGCCTTGCAGCTCTTACTTCATCCACACGATGGATTTGGGCATGTAGCGGATACTCATGAAAGGCTTCTGGATTTTTATGAGCGTCTTCATAAAGCTTACGGTAAACTGCGATCGCATCATCCATCCGTTCTTTCGACTCTGTTTCAGGTGGTTCGACCATTAATGCTTCTGGTACAGTTAATGGGAAATACATGGTCGGTGGATACATCTTATGGTCTAAAATCCCTTTGGCTATATCTAGCGCTGTAACGCCTGTGTCTTTCTTCAATTTGTCTAAGCTAATCACAAATTCATGCATACAGGAGTCCCCATATGGCACTTCAAAGATATCTTTTAATTCATGCAACATATAATTCGCATTCAATACCGCGCTCTTAGACGCAGACGAAATCCCTTCTGATCCTAAAAATAAAATGTAGGTCAAAGCACGCAAGAATACTGAAAATTGACCATAAAACCCTTTTACTAATCCAATCGAATACTCAGGCTTCGTAAAGCTTATTTCTGATCCTTGTTTAACTGGATAATAATTAGGTAAAAACGGTTTTAATAATGATTTACACCCTACTGCACCAGAACCTGGTCCACCACCACCATGGGGCGTTGAAAAAGTTTTGTGTAGGTTTAAATGAATAATATCAAAGCCCATGTCTCCTGGACGGGCCACCCCCATAATGGCATTTAAATTGGCACCATCATAATAGTTCAATCCACCAGCATCATGAACGATTTTTGTTATTTCTAAGATATTTTTATCAAATATCCCTGCTGTATTCGGGTTGGTCAACATCAAACCTGCTGTATCTTCACCAACTGCATCCCTCAATGCTTCAATATCCACACAGCCATATTTATCCGATGGAATATTGACCGTGATCATCCCAGTCATCGCCACACTGGCAGGATTTGTTCCATGGGCAGAATCAGGCACAATAATTTTGTTCCTTTGTGGCTGACCATTTTTTTCGTGATACGCTTTGATCATCAGTAAACTGGTAAATTCGCCATGTGCTCCTGCTGCTGGTTGAAACGTTATGGCATTCATTCCAGTAATTTCT
This sequence is a window from Enterococcus sp. 7F3_DIV0205. Protein-coding genes within it:
- a CDS encoding tyrosine-type recombinase/integrase, with product MAKGENIYKRKDGRWEGRYPKARKNDGSIHYGYIYGRSYRAVKEKMLEKKAQVTAFYTNSTKEFQGTFGNWADLWLTEIMAHKIKESTYASYSNKLQIHILPYLEKYPLKKITTQMIDQLVKKLTQSLATSSVHIIFRIVKSCFEAAKKRGYIYLNPCEYTTLPKSTKQKVLALTRAQQKAVEAECVKDEKGLPILLALETGMRIGEICGLKWSDINFESSLLSVERTKQRVYLPNLVGQRSKLVETVPKTVNSTRIIPLTEKLKKTLLYWKDQTLSEYVVSSENRSIEPRTVSYRFEKIKRKLGLVHVPFHALRHTFATRCVELGVNIAALSSLLGHSSIKLTLDTYTNSFLEEQRAAIAKLALI
- a CDS encoding formate--tetrahydrofolate ligase, which encodes MVKSDIEIAQEATMLPISKIAEKIGLEEEQVDLYGKYKAKIEVDKIKTNKEGKVILVTAITPTPAGEGKTTTVVGLGDGLNKIGKNAIIALREPSLGPVFGIKGGAAGGGYAQVVPMEDINLHFTGDFHAIGAANNLLAAIIDNHIFQGNELGIDNRRITWKRAVDMNDRQLRHVVDGLGARVNGVPREDGFEITVASEIMAVLCLSNDIEDLKENLGNIIIGYTYDNLPVTARELNAQGAMTALLKEAIKPNLVQTLENNPALIHGGPFANIAHGCNSVIATNTARKLADYVVTEGGFGADLGAEKFIDIKCRKSGIRPSAVVVVATVRALKMHGGVPKDQLGTENISALTQGLPNLLKHIENTTTVFGLPTVVAINKFPTDTDAELELVKKECQKRNVNVVLSDVWAHGGAGGEELAREVVRLADQENHFEFAYPDELPIKEKISAIVEKVYGGNAVRYEPIAEREIAKLEKLGFGNLPICMAKTQYSFSDDQTKLGRPTDFAITISNIKISAGAGFIVAYTGTVMTMPGLPKKAAYEKIDVDSEGKIVGLF
- a CDS encoding M20 metallopeptidase family protein, yielding MLTEKQTRFADSLEEELIKIRRHLHQNPEIGMDLPNTVAFVKQKLTEYGYEPQSCGESGITVVAGKKVGKTFLLRGDMDALPIRELTDLPFKSENGYMHACGHDMHTTMLLGAAKVLKEFEDELDGQVKLLFQPGEEILSGSKVCIENHVLENPKVDAGMMIHVFPFKGLKAGQIMPTPAGTFMASADWFEINIKGRGGHGSQPETSIDPINVAVHIYTALQELSAREIGSEERFVLTIGEFTGGTPGASNIIPETTVMKGTLRTLKEDVRTQVKERMIAMAENIAKAFRAEAEVVFTNGCTTNVNDPELTAFTKESLTETFGADRIVSIPTSTPLMGSEDFGEISQLIPTTTVLLVASEENINLHNPAIVFDESVLVEGSKVYADTAISWLSQA
- the lpdA gene encoding dihydrolipoyl dehydrogenase; this encodes MRYDLIIIGAGPGGYVAAIKAAQLGMKVALVESNRVGGTCLNRGCIPTKALLHSAELVHEMKNAGENGIHIRDIQINMEEIYAKKTKVVDTLVQGVEGLVKANKIELLFGTAQIIKAGVIEVDGTTYETEKIIIATGSKPAIPPIPGNDLPGVLTSNELLEQSNNYEKLTIIGGGVIGVEFAMIFNELGCDVTIVETAATLLPNFDREISKKLAMILKKQGIKVATKSIVTSISKEQQLKCTYTTKGKEHSVTSDAVLIATGRKANFEGLFPPDLNIKIDNQSIWVDDSFETSIKGIYAIGDVANRGTQLAHVASAQGVNAVLAMNQKAMEYDLEIIPSCVYTSPEIAAVGITEEDAQNQGISVKVGKYNMAGNGKTIIAGNTLGFIKVIADEKSEKIIGAQLMCDRATDMVSEFTTAIVSGLTIDEVMAIVHPHPTYNEGVGEAYENLQGLGIHTIPKK
- the gcvPB gene encoding aminomethyl-transferring glycine dehydrogenase subunit GcvPB, translating into MKLIFERSVEGYYNEMISPCDVPTTKLPEEMKRQKELHLPSLPQPEISRHYTELADATFGINNGFYPLGSCTMKYNPKINDEMAAYPAFANIHPLQPEHTVQGSLEVFTTAEMLLKEITGMNAITFQPAAGAHGEFTSLLMIKAYHEKNGQPQRNKIIVPDSAHGTNPASVAMTGMITVNIPSDKYGCVDIEALRDAVGEDTAGLMLTNPNTAGIFDKNILEITKIVHDAGGLNYYDGANLNAIMGVARPGDMGFDIIHLNLHKTFSTPHGGGGPGSGAVGCKSLLKPFLPNYYPVKQGSEISFTKPEYSIGLVKGFYGQFSVFLRALTYILFLGSEGISSASKSAVLNANYMLHELKDIFEVPYGDSCMHEFVISLDKLKKDTGVTALDIAKGILDHKMYPPTMYFPLTVPEALMVEPPETESKERMDDAIAVYRKLYEDAHKNPEAFHEYPLHAQIHRVDEVRAARHPIVRYDFE